Proteins from a genomic interval of Sander vitreus isolate 19-12246 chromosome 6, sanVit1, whole genome shotgun sequence:
- the LOC144518984 gene encoding C-reactive protein-like isoform X1 produces the protein MTFLLLLVTLTACAASPQDLSGKMFTFPQETNTARVILTPTPKQELNAVTVCHRSFTDLKREHALFSLATQTYTNAFLIQWDETNKEMEPHIRDKKTEYRGQDYKPNTWHSVCTTWDSVSGLVQLWFDGQPSMRKYVSSGAIRGSTMIILGQEQDTHGGGFDLKQCFVGMMSDVHMWDYTLSPCEIQKYVDDLNFTPGNVLNWRAMEFQIIDRVLIEDKLMTCH, from the exons ATGACATTTTTGCTGCTGTTGGTGACACTGACAGCATGTGCTGCAAGTCCTCAAg ATCTGTCAGGTAAAATGTTCACCTTTCCGCAAGAAACCAACACAGCTCGTGTGATTCTGACACCAACACCAAAACAGGAATTGAATGCTGTAACCGTCTGTCACAG GTCCTTTACAGACCTCAAACGAGAACACGCCCTTTTCTCTTTGGCCACACAAACTTATACCAATGCCTTCCTGATTCAATGGGACGAAACAAACAAGGAGATGGAGCCCCATATCAGGGATAAAAAGACAGAATATAGAGGGCAGGACTACAAACCAAACACGTGGCACTCCGTTTGTACCACATGGGACTCTGTGTCTGGACTAGTGCAGCTGTGGTTTGATGGACAACCTTCAATGAGGAAATATGTCAGCTCTGGAGCAATCAGAGGATCCACCATGATTATCTTAGGACAG GAGCAGGATACCCATGGTGGGGGGTTTGACCTGAAGCAGTGTTTCGTTGGCATGATGTCTGATGTCCACATGTGGGACTACACCCTCTCCCCATGTGAGATACAGAAGTATGTGGATGATCTAAACTTCACTCCAGGGAATGTGCTCAACTGGCGTGCGATGGAGTTCCAGATTATAGACAGAGTGCTGATAGAAGATAAACTAATGACCTGTCACTAA
- the LOC144519703 gene encoding metalloreductase STEAP4-like, translated as MSADRLSSVSKEVKPESVSLYPLGTAAAPEQELLCIFGTGDFGRSLGQRLLHSGYRVVYGSRRPHSCGPLPQGAQAMSHEAAAQSASLVFLCIHREHYDFLETLAPQLQGKVLVDVSNNPKKNLYPEANAECLQRLIPGAHVVKAFNTLSAWALQNGPSDANRQVYLCGNGAEAKQAVAEVATKLGFGALDKGSLSAAKELEDFPLQLFPEWRMPLYVAVSLTALIFVYVVIRDVVYAFVEQGKDNSFRIMVSLANKVFPIVSLIMLSLCYLPGVIAGFIQLYRGTKYRRFPDWLDRWMLCRKQLGLVALGFAFLHMLYTLIIPIRYYVRFRLSANTISQIRENRTSVFDTTMAWRADSYYSMGILGFGLFLLLGITSLPSVSNALSWREFSFIQSKLGYLTVFFCTLHTYLYGWSGFLRPYKWYMPPAYMFSLVLPSVLIVLKLLLLLPCVDRSLTRIRQGWDRTDTQDGSEKPLLT; from the exons ATGTCGGCtgacagactgagcagcgtgTCAAAGGAGGTGAAGCCAGAGAGCGTGTCGTTGTATCCTCTGGGCACAGCAGCTGCCCCTGAGCAGGAGCTGCTGTGTATCTTTGGGACGGGAGACTTCGGGCGCTCTCTGGGCCAGCGTCTGCTCCATTCTGGCTACAGGGTGGTGTACGGCAGCCGCAGACCTCACAGCTGTGGCCCCTTGCCTCAGGGAGCTCAG gcAATGAGCCACGAGGCAGCAGCCCAGTCAGCCAGTCTGGTCTTTCTTTGTATTCACAGAGAACACTATGACTTCCTGGAAACACTCGCACCTCAACTCCAGGGAAAG GTGCTGGTGGACGTCAGCAACAACCCCAAGAAGAATCTATACCCAGAGGCCAATGCTGAATGTCTGCAGAG GCTGATCCCTGGAGCTCATGTGGTGAAGGCTTTCAACACCTTGTCTGCGTGGGCCCTGCAGAATGGACCCTCAGATGCCAATAGACAG GTGTACCTGTGTGGAAACGGTGCTGAGGCAAAGCAGGCAGTAGCAGAGGTGGCCACCAAACTTGGCTTTGGTGCTTTGGATAAAGGTTCTCTGTCAGCAGCCAAAGAGCTAGAGGACTTCCCACTGCAGCTGTTCCCAGAATGGAGGATGCCGCTATACGTGGCCGTCAGCCTCACTGCCTTAATCTTTGTCTATGTGGTCATTAGAGATGTTGTCTATGCGTTTGTTGAACAGGGGAAAGACAACTCCTTTAGAATCATGGTGTCCCTGGCCAACAAG GTGTTTCCCATTGTGTCTCTCATCATGTTGTCTCTGTGTTACCTGCCCGGTGTCATAGCTGGCTTCATTCAGCTCTACAGAGGCACTAAGTACAG GCGTTTTCCTGACTGGTTGGATCGCTGGATGCTGTGCAGGAAACAGCTGGGACTGGTAGCACTTGGCTTTGCTTTTCTACATATGCTCTACACTCTCATCATCCCCATAAG ATATTATGTGAGATTCCGGCTTTCTGCGAATACCATCTCTCAG ATCAGGGAGAACCGAACGTCAGTGTTTGACACCACCATGGCCTGGCGTGCAGACTCTTACTACTCTATGGGGATTCTGGGATTTGGCCTGTTTCTCCTGTTGGGAATaacctctctcccctctgtcaGCAACGCTCTCAGCTGGAGGGAGTTCAGTTTCATACAG tCCAAGCTGGGATACCTGACAGTGTTCTTCTGTACCCTTCACACCTACCTGTACGGCTGGTCCGGGTTCCTTCGTCCCTACAAATGGTACATGCCTCCGGCCTACATGTTCTCTCTGGTGTTGCCTTCTGTGTTGATAGTGCTCaagctgctgctcctcctgcCCTGTGTGGATCGCAGCCTCACCCGCATTCGACAGGGCTGGGATAGGACTGATACGCAGGACGGCAGTGAGAAACCACTGCTAACATAG
- the glipr2l gene encoding GLI pathogenesis-related 2, like gives MGKSASKQFSEEVLQCHNEFRRKHQAPPMKLSSKLSRGATHYAESLASTRILKHSVESSRGSCGENLAWASYDQSGKDVTDRWYDEVKQYNFNRPGFSSGTGHFTAMVWKSSNKLGVGKATASDGSSFVVARYFPAGNITNQGHFENNVLPAKSTT, from the exons ATGGGAAAGTCAG CCTCAAAGCAGTTTTCCGAGGAGGTGCTGCAGTGCCATAATGAGTTCAGGAGGAAGCACCAGGCTCCTCCAATGAAGCTAAGCAGCAAGTTGAGCAGAGGGGCTACCCA TTATGCTGAAAGTCTAGCCAGCACACGGATCCTGAAACACAGTGTGGAGTCCAGTAGAGGGAGCTGTGGAGAGAACCTGGCGTGGGCCTCCTATGACCAATcag GAAAGGATGTTACAGACCGCTGGTATGATGAAGTGAAACAGTACAACTTCAACCGTCCTGGATTTTCCTCTGGCACTG GTCATTTCACAGCAATGGTGTGGAAGAGCAGTAATAAGTTGGGTGTCGGTAAGGCTACTGCATCAGACGGTTCATCCTTCGTGGTGGCCAGATACTTCCCCGCTGGAAATATCACCAACCAGGGACACTTTGAAAACAACGTCCTCCCAGCTAAATCCACCACATAA
- the LOC144518984 gene encoding C-reactive protein-like isoform X2 codes for MTFLLLLVTLTACAASPQDLSGKMFTFPQETNTARVILTPTPKQELNAVTVCHRSFTDLKREHALFSLATQTYTNAFLIQWDETNKEMEPHIRDKKTEYRGQDYKPNTWHSVCTTWDSVSGLVQLWFDGQPSMRKYVSSGAIRGSTMIILGQEQDTHGGGFDLKQCFVGMMSDVHMWDYTLSPCEIQKSRIPMVEALT; via the exons ATGACATTTTTGCTGCTGTTGGTGACACTGACAGCATGTGCTGCAAGTCCTCAAg ATCTGTCAGGTAAAATGTTCACCTTTCCGCAAGAAACCAACACAGCTCGTGTGATTCTGACACCAACACCAAAACAGGAATTGAATGCTGTAACCGTCTGTCACAG GTCCTTTACAGACCTCAAACGAGAACACGCCCTTTTCTCTTTGGCCACACAAACTTATACCAATGCCTTCCTGATTCAATGGGACGAAACAAACAAGGAGATGGAGCCCCATATCAGGGATAAAAAGACAGAATATAGAGGGCAGGACTACAAACCAAACACGTGGCACTCCGTTTGTACCACATGGGACTCTGTGTCTGGACTAGTGCAGCTGTGGTTTGATGGACAACCTTCAATGAGGAAATATGTCAGCTCTGGAGCAATCAGAGGATCCACCATGATTATCTTAGGACAG GAGCAGGATACCCATGGTGGGGGGTTTGACCTGAAGCAGTGTTTCGTTGGCATGATGTCTGATGTCCACATGTGGGACTACACCCTCTCCCCATGTGAGATACAGAA GAGCAGGATTCCCATGGTGGAGGCTTTGACATGA